A genomic segment from Gilvibacter sp. SZ-19 encodes:
- a CDS encoding spondin domain-containing protein codes for MKKTTLLLILTLISHLGWSQSTAQYSVSFESTWSQATHPHSSGSLPATAHWSRLVGATHNDNITFFELGGLATVGLEDVAEQGNNVQFFNEVASAISTGDANQQIEGPALATAAGAVSIDLIETTSDYPLLTLVSMIAPSPDWIVGINSISLLNSEGNWIEEIVIDLYPYDAGTDSGPDYSSPNMDTDPQDPISSLQGVMPFSTAPMGTLTISLEGILSVDELALENVSLSPNPATDLLMLQFPQAEFDRVAIYSALGQQVIARRIVGQQDLELDISELKSGVYLVHLQSTQGQTVVRKLVKR; via the coding sequence ATGAAAAAGACTACCCTACTTTTAATACTTACCCTGATCTCCCATTTGGGATGGTCTCAATCCACGGCCCAATACAGCGTCAGTTTTGAAAGCACTTGGTCTCAAGCTACACATCCGCATTCCAGTGGTAGTTTGCCAGCGACAGCACATTGGTCGCGTTTGGTTGGTGCGACACATAATGATAATATTACTTTTTTTGAGCTCGGCGGATTAGCGACAGTCGGGTTAGAAGATGTGGCAGAACAAGGCAATAACGTACAATTCTTCAACGAAGTAGCCAGCGCAATCAGCACCGGCGATGCCAATCAACAAATTGAAGGCCCTGCCCTAGCCACGGCTGCGGGAGCGGTTAGTATCGACCTCATTGAAACCACCTCAGACTATCCACTTTTGACCTTGGTGTCTATGATAGCCCCTTCTCCAGATTGGATTGTTGGCATTAACAGTATTTCGTTATTAAATTCGGAAGGTAATTGGATCGAGGAGATCGTGATCGACCTCTACCCTTATGACGCCGGAACCGACAGTGGCCCAGATTACAGCTCTCCAAACATGGACACAGACCCCCAAGACCCCATAAGTAGTTTACAAGGTGTTATGCCATTCTCCACAGCTCCCATGGGAACTTTGACCATTAGCCTAGAAGGTATCTTGTCTGTGGATGAGCTCGCGCTAGAAAATGTTAGTCTGAGTCCTAATCCAGCGACAGACTTACTTATGCTACAGTTTCCCCAAGCTGAGTTTGACCGCGTGGCTATCTACTCCGCTTTAGGACAACAGGTCATAGCAAGACGTATTGTTGGGCAGCAAGATCTAGAGCTAGATATCAGCGAGCTTAAAAGCGGAGTCTACTTGGTGCATTTACAAAGTACGCAAGGGCAAACGGTGGTACGCAAACTCGTTAAGCGCTAA
- a CDS encoding HTTM domain-containing protein gives MFSLVNHTYFNRTIKTAPLAVFRVLFGVMMLLSIIRFWANGWISKLYLEPEFHFSYYGFEWVKPMGVWTYLLFVVCGLAALGVALGYKYRLSIVLFFLSFTYIELMDKTTYLNHYYFVSVLSFLMIFLPANRWFALDALKPGFAAKEVPRWTVDSLKLMLGIVYFYAGLAKLNSDWLVEAMPLKIWLPAKYDLPLLGDLMQQEWVHYAFSYGGAIYDLFIPFLLLFARTRWFAFGLVVIFHVLTRVLFPIGMFPYIMIVSSLIFFSPSFHERLLSGFQTLLKRLKLYRQQAVHTTNAWRPKTYVKPVLILFFAVQLLFPWRYLLYPGELFWTEEGYRFSWRVMLMEKAGYAQFKVVDGQSGKSFAIDNSDFLTPLQEKQMSFQPDFILEYAHYLADHYQQQGYKDVAVYVESYVALNGRLSQAYIDPKVDLVSQRESFKHKTWILPFNDTIDGL, from the coding sequence ATGTTCTCATTAGTAAATCATACCTATTTTAATCGCACGATTAAGACCGCTCCATTAGCGGTCTTTCGTGTTTTATTTGGTGTGATGATGCTCTTGAGTATTATTCGCTTTTGGGCCAATGGCTGGATATCGAAACTCTACTTAGAACCCGAGTTTCATTTTAGCTATTACGGCTTTGAGTGGGTTAAACCCATGGGTGTTTGGACATATCTATTATTTGTGGTTTGTGGTTTGGCTGCCCTAGGCGTGGCCTTAGGCTATAAATACCGATTGTCCATAGTCTTGTTCTTTTTGAGCTTTACCTATATAGAGCTGATGGACAAGACCACGTATTTGAATCACTATTACTTTGTCAGTGTACTTAGTTTTCTGATGATCTTTTTACCAGCCAACCGTTGGTTTGCTTTAGATGCTCTAAAACCTGGTTTTGCGGCCAAGGAAGTACCGCGTTGGACAGTGGATTCGCTTAAGCTTATGCTGGGGATCGTATATTTCTATGCAGGTTTGGCCAAGCTCAACAGCGATTGGTTGGTGGAAGCCATGCCTTTAAAGATCTGGCTGCCGGCCAAATACGATCTGCCTTTATTGGGAGATCTCATGCAGCAAGAATGGGTACACTACGCTTTTAGTTATGGGGGAGCAATTTATGATTTGTTCATTCCCTTTTTACTGCTCTTTGCCCGAACGCGTTGGTTTGCCTTTGGTTTGGTAGTGATCTTTCACGTTTTGACCAGAGTCCTGTTTCCTATAGGCATGTTTCCATATATCATGATCGTATCTTCGCTCATCTTTTTTAGTCCGAGTTTTCACGAGCGACTTTTAAGTGGATTCCAAACTTTATTAAAAAGGCTAAAACTCTATCGGCAACAAGCGGTACACACTACAAATGCTTGGCGACCTAAAACATATGTAAAGCCTGTTCTGATCCTCTTCTTTGCTGTTCAATTGTTATTCCCGTGGCGCTATTTGTTATATCCGGGGGAGTTGTTCTGGACAGAGGAAGGCTATCGCTTCTCTTGGCGTGTCATGCTAATGGAAAAGGCCGGTTATGCGCAATTCAAAGTGGTGGACGGACAATCCGGAAAGTCATTTGCCATAGACAATAGCGACTTTTTAACGCCGCTGCAAGAAAAGCAAATGAGCTTTCAGCCCGATTTTATCTTAGAGTATGCCCATTATTTGGCAGATCATTATCAGCAGCAAGGCTATAAGGATGTGGCTGTCTATGTAGAGAGCTATGTTGCTCTTAACGGGCGATTGAGTCAAGCCTATATAGACCCAAAGGTCGATCTGGTGAGCCAGCGCGAATCTTTTAAACACAAAACCTGGATACTTCCTTTTAACGATACCATCGATGGACTTTAA
- a CDS encoding hydroxymethylglutaryl-CoA lyase — protein MQKVKLIECPRDAMQGIKDWIPTPQKVQYIQALLRCGFDTIDVGSFVSPKAIPQMKDTAEVLNNLDLSTTESKLLAIVANVRGAQDALKFTQIDYLGFPFSISENFQMRNTHKTIAQSVETLREILNIADAHNKEVVAYLSMGFGNPYGDPWNVDIVGEWTERLAAMGVKILSLSDTIGSSTPEVIDYLFSNLIPRYPAIEFGAHLHTTPSSWHEKVDAAYQAGCHRFDGAIQGFGGCPMAKDELTGNMPTERLVSYFTTVKADTNIATMSFESAFNEASKIFHKYH, from the coding sequence ATGCAAAAAGTTAAGCTCATCGAATGTCCAAGAGATGCCATGCAAGGCATCAAGGATTGGATTCCAACTCCTCAGAAAGTGCAGTATATCCAGGCTTTATTGCGCTGCGGATTCGATACCATAGATGTGGGTAGTTTTGTCTCACCCAAGGCAATTCCGCAAATGAAAGATACTGCCGAGGTATTAAACAACTTGGATTTGAGCACTACGGAGTCCAAACTCTTAGCAATAGTGGCCAATGTTCGCGGAGCTCAAGATGCGCTAAAGTTTACGCAGATCGATTACCTCGGGTTCCCGTTTTCCATTTCGGAGAACTTTCAGATGCGAAATACGCACAAGACCATTGCGCAGTCTGTAGAAACCTTGCGGGAGATTCTAAACATAGCCGATGCGCATAACAAAGAGGTAGTGGCCTATCTCTCTATGGGATTTGGCAATCCGTACGGAGACCCTTGGAATGTTGATATTGTGGGCGAGTGGACCGAACGTTTAGCAGCCATGGGTGTTAAGATCTTATCGCTCTCCGATACAATCGGTTCCAGTACTCCGGAGGTGATAGATTACCTATTCTCGAATCTTATTCCGCGCTATCCTGCCATTGAGTTTGGGGCGCATTTACACACCACTCCTAGCAGTTGGCACGAAAAAGTGGATGCTGCCTATCAGGCAGGTTGCCACAGGTTCGATGGCGCCATTCAAGGCTTTGGCGGTTGTCCAATGGCCAAAGATGAGCTTACCGGAAATATGCCAACAGAGCGCTTGGTCTCTTACTTTACAACGGTGAAAGCCGACACTAATATTGCTACTATGAGTTTTGAAAGCGCTTTTAACGAGGCTTCCAAGATATTTCACAAATACCATTAA
- a CDS encoding LysE family translocator — translation MLENLYLFAIATAGLAFSPGPDNIYVLSQAMAHGSRYGIATTAGLISGCIVHTTLLAFGVSAIITASPGLFWGIKIFGAAYLLFLAYKVYGSKGDIIADSGVPKKSLTQLYWQGVVMNLLNPKVILFFLAFFPSFLWNPDAGLVKQFYILGGSFMLISFLIFSSIALFAGQLNKYAMSHPKSGLFFKWLQIVVFVGIAIYILLPE, via the coding sequence ATGCTAGAGAACCTCTACTTATTTGCTATTGCAACTGCTGGATTGGCCTTTTCTCCAGGTCCTGACAATATCTATGTCTTATCGCAGGCCATGGCTCACGGCAGCCGTTACGGAATTGCAACTACGGCCGGCTTGATCTCGGGCTGCATAGTGCATACCACCTTGTTGGCCTTTGGCGTCTCAGCAATTATTACTGCTTCTCCCGGGCTTTTTTGGGGGATCAAGATCTTTGGTGCCGCCTATTTGTTGTTTCTGGCCTATAAGGTCTACGGATCTAAAGGAGACATTATAGCAGATTCCGGAGTACCCAAAAAGAGTTTAACGCAGTTGTACTGGCAAGGCGTTGTCATGAACTTGCTAAACCCCAAGGTGATCTTATTCTTTTTGGCGTTTTTCCCTAGTTTTTTGTGGAACCCAGATGCTGGTCTGGTAAAGCAATTCTATATTTTGGGAGGCAGCTTTATGCTTATCTCTTTTCTCATCTTTAGCAGTATAGCGCTTTTTGCTGGTCAACTCAACAAATACGCCATGAGTCACCCCAAGAGCGGACTCTTTTTCAAGTGGTTGCAGATCGTAGTTTTTGTAGGAATAGCAATCTATATTTTACTGCCCGAATAA
- a CDS encoding DUF4856 domain-containing protein translates to MKYIPNLILAATVLFASCSDDDNTEPIVDNGGVDIEAPLTYSFDRDGATTVAFDGQTTRIRMAEEVVEALLDFDNATAESLSAMYNHQEGESNFQDAALNASGKNLSSKTAASRDYFFANTAESAAIRAAFESYLEKQVTEVFPGELQAAEPGVAGQLADGSATRWVAPNGLEYNQLWIKGLIGALMTDQMINNYLSPAVLDEADNIENNDNEVVEDGKNYTTMEHKWDEAYGYLFGNSPSASNPLATLGDDDSFLNKYLGRVENDTDFAGIAQELFDAFKLGRAAIVGKNYQLRDEQAAIIQERISEIIAIRAVYYLEQGRLALEQENYGTAFHDLSEGYGFIYSLRFTRNTVTGAPYFNRTEVDAMLAQLMEQGPNGLWDVTPAILSDLAETIAAKFSFTVAQAAD, encoded by the coding sequence ATGAAATACATCCCAAATTTAATCTTAGCAGCAACAGTTCTTTTTGCCAGTTGCTCAGACGATGATAATACAGAACCTATCGTAGACAACGGTGGGGTAGATATAGAGGCACCACTTACCTACAGTTTTGATCGCGACGGTGCTACAACTGTGGCCTTTGACGGTCAGACCACTCGTATTCGTATGGCCGAGGAAGTAGTAGAAGCCTTATTAGATTTTGACAACGCCACTGCCGAATCACTCTCCGCCATGTACAACCATCAAGAAGGTGAATCGAATTTCCAAGACGCTGCTTTAAACGCTTCTGGCAAGAACTTGAGCAGTAAAACAGCCGCTTCTCGTGATTACTTTTTTGCCAACACGGCAGAATCCGCAGCTATTCGTGCAGCATTTGAAAGCTATCTGGAAAAACAGGTCACAGAGGTGTTTCCTGGCGAACTACAGGCGGCAGAACCAGGAGTTGCCGGACAGTTGGCAGATGGGAGTGCTACCCGCTGGGTAGCTCCAAATGGCTTGGAGTACAATCAGTTGTGGATCAAAGGTCTAATAGGAGCTTTGATGACCGATCAAATGATAAACAACTATTTGAGTCCTGCAGTTTTAGACGAAGCCGACAATATTGAAAACAACGATAATGAGGTAGTAGAAGACGGTAAGAACTATACTACCATGGAGCATAAATGGGACGAAGCTTACGGTTACCTATTCGGAAATTCCCCGAGTGCTTCTAACCCATTGGCTACCCTTGGAGACGACGATAGTTTCTTGAATAAATATCTCGGTCGTGTAGAGAATGACACCGACTTTGCCGGTATAGCGCAGGAGCTCTTCGATGCCTTTAAACTAGGTCGTGCTGCAATAGTTGGTAAGAATTATCAATTGCGCGACGAGCAAGCTGCTATTATTCAGGAGCGTATTTCAGAGATCATAGCCATTAGAGCAGTATATTATCTAGAGCAAGGGCGTCTGGCGCTTGAACAAGAGAATTACGGTACTGCTTTCCACGACCTTTCCGAAGGATATGGTTTTATCTATAGTCTGCGCTTTACCAGAAATACGGTTACGGGAGCGCCATATTTTAACCGAACTGAGGTAGATGCCATGCTAGCTCAACTTATGGAGCAAGGGCCAAACGGCCTGTGGGATGTAACTCCTGCTATCTTGAGTGACCTAGCAGAAACTATTGCCGCTAAGTTCAGTTTTACCGTTGCACAAGCAGCAGATTAA
- a CDS encoding imelysin family protein encodes MIKKTIFLLFTGLLLACSSDDPAPDNNNGGGGTDNNGGDGTTGFDRAALLANWTDNIIVPAYEEFYPFTEALEESVTAFANDPTSVGLLEVRTDWLAAYRAFQWVSMFEIGPAEEFRFRARLNTYPADTASIDEFIASGTYDLELPSTIDAQGFPALDYLLYGIADTEEAIIDFYENDPTAPNHLVYMQNLAANIKTLASLVRDQWLMSFAASFKTNTAASATGSIDKLTNDYILYYEKALRAGKIGIPAGVFSTDPLPQNVEAFFNQEVSKELALEALQAVQSFFNGNGQAGGNGRGFKSYLDFLNTIKNGEDLSTLINEQFDLARLAINDLDDNFATQVQTNNTAMLEAYDELQRNVILLKVDMLQALSIDVDFVDTDGD; translated from the coding sequence ATGATTAAAAAGACAATTTTTCTACTCTTTACAGGACTGCTTTTAGCCTGTTCTTCTGATGATCCAGCTCCAGATAATAACAACGGAGGTGGTGGAACCGATAACAATGGTGGAGACGGAACCACTGGTTTTGACCGTGCTGCGCTTTTGGCGAATTGGACAGACAATATCATCGTGCCGGCTTATGAGGAGTTCTACCCCTTTACAGAAGCTCTTGAAGAAAGTGTCACCGCCTTTGCAAACGATCCGACCTCTGTTGGTCTTTTGGAGGTGCGTACCGATTGGTTAGCTGCATATCGCGCTTTTCAGTGGGTTTCTATGTTCGAGATTGGACCGGCCGAAGAATTCAGATTCCGCGCTCGTTTAAACACGTATCCTGCAGATACGGCAAGTATTGACGAGTTTATCGCCTCGGGAACTTACGATCTTGAATTGCCTTCTACCATAGACGCTCAAGGTTTCCCTGCTTTGGATTATTTGCTATATGGTATAGCCGATACCGAAGAAGCTATCATAGACTTTTACGAGAACGATCCGACCGCACCTAATCATTTGGTGTATATGCAGAACTTGGCAGCGAACATTAAAACTCTTGCATCTTTAGTGCGCGATCAGTGGCTTATGAGTTTTGCCGCTAGTTTTAAGACCAATACTGCAGCTTCTGCAACCGGATCCATAGACAAGCTTACAAACGACTATATCTTGTATTACGAAAAAGCGCTACGCGCTGGGAAGATCGGTATTCCTGCCGGAGTATTCTCTACAGATCCGTTGCCACAGAATGTAGAGGCCTTCTTTAATCAAGAAGTATCTAAAGAATTGGCTCTAGAGGCTTTGCAAGCGGTACAGAGTTTCTTTAACGGGAACGGTCAAGCAGGAGGAAACGGTCGAGGCTTTAAGTCTTATTTAGATTTCTTGAACACCATCAAGAACGGAGAAGATCTCAGTACCTTGATCAACGAGCAGTTCGATCTGGCGCGTTTGGCGATCAACGATCTGGATGACAATTTTGCAACTCAGGTGCAAACCAATAATACCGCCATGCTGGAAGCCTACGACGAATTGCAGCGCAATGTGATTCTTTTAAAGGTAGACATGCTTCAGGCATTGAGCATTGACGTAGACTTTGTAGATACAGACGGCGACTAA
- a CDS encoding TonB-dependent receptor yields MDFKSLSTYLVVFFSFCCVSATFGQLRLEVQVNDEQGQAVIDAEVYLNPAVESGLTDVNGQVVFEDLEPGDYQLYVFALDYELLEATISLNANKTLTYVLEPLGEALSEVIITAQRETVLALRQLRPVEGTAIYSGKKSEVVLLDNVTANLATANARQIYSRIVGLNIYENNDAGLQLNIGGRGLNPNRTANFNTRQNGYDISADVLGYPESYYSPPPEAVQEIQIVRGAASLQYGTQFGGLVNFKMREPEKDKPIALVSRQTLGAYNLFTSFNSLSGTLGKFSYYSYFNYKSGEDFRPNSDFESYNAFGLLRYKPSNRTTITAEFSYLNYLAQQAGGLTDSQFQEDPSFSNRTRNFFKIDWKLYSLKWEQAIAQRSQFSLNLFALDASRKAVGFRENRVSQVDDLDAPRELIIGNFRNWGAEARFLSRYDAFGQEQTFLIGGKYYQSNNAERQGPGTNGLDADFNFADEEFPNYARQSDFDLPNLNVAVFAEHILKLNEKLSITPGARFEYIKTEIDGSFERINFDLAGNPILQETVPDMRSVDRSFVLLGLGASYKATDALEFYGNISQNYRSVTFSDIRITNPSLTIDPNISDESGFTADIGLRGRIKNSFSFDAGLFLLSYQDRLGLVLRAVSDIQQAQFRGNIGDAITYGFEGFGEYNLVPALGLGKEYRLSVFANLALTRSEYTRSELNNVVGNQVEFVPDVNLKTGLSMGYKNFLASLQYTYLSEQFTDATNSRADLDSQSGIVGEIPAYDILDFSARYRFKSWLQVEGGINNLLDNNYFVRRATGYPGPGIIPSQPRTWYAGLEFRF; encoded by the coding sequence ATGGACTTTAAATCTCTTAGTACATACCTAGTTGTCTTTTTTAGCTTTTGCTGTGTATCTGCGACCTTTGGCCAATTAAGGCTGGAAGTCCAAGTGAATGACGAACAGGGACAAGCGGTAATAGACGCAGAAGTTTACCTCAATCCTGCGGTAGAGAGTGGTCTCACAGATGTCAATGGCCAAGTTGTCTTTGAAGATCTGGAGCCGGGAGATTACCAGCTTTATGTCTTTGCCTTAGACTACGAGCTCTTGGAGGCTACCATCAGCCTAAATGCTAACAAGACCTTGACTTACGTTTTAGAGCCTTTAGGGGAAGCGCTTTCTGAGGTTATCATTACTGCTCAAAGAGAAACGGTTTTAGCATTGAGACAATTGCGTCCGGTCGAGGGGACTGCTATTTATTCCGGTAAGAAAAGTGAGGTTGTCCTGTTAGACAATGTCACAGCAAACTTGGCTACAGCCAACGCCAGACAGATCTATTCTCGAATAGTTGGACTTAACATTTACGAGAACAATGACGCTGGCTTGCAGCTCAATATAGGTGGCCGAGGTCTAAATCCTAATAGAACGGCCAATTTCAACACCCGTCAGAACGGTTATGATATCTCTGCGGATGTTCTGGGTTATCCCGAAAGTTATTATTCGCCACCACCAGAGGCGGTACAAGAGATCCAAATAGTTCGCGGTGCTGCGTCCTTGCAATACGGAACCCAGTTCGGCGGCTTGGTGAACTTTAAAATGCGCGAACCCGAAAAGGATAAACCAATTGCCTTAGTGAGTAGACAAACTCTAGGAGCTTACAACCTTTTTACCAGTTTTAATAGTTTAAGCGGAACCCTAGGTAAGTTCAGTTATTACAGCTATTTCAACTATAAATCTGGAGAGGACTTTAGACCAAATTCTGACTTTGAGTCTTACAATGCATTTGGTTTGTTGCGTTATAAACCGTCTAACAGAACAACAATCACTGCGGAGTTTAGTTATCTGAACTATTTGGCTCAGCAAGCGGGCGGACTCACAGACAGTCAATTTCAAGAAGACCCCAGCTTTAGCAACAGAACGCGCAATTTTTTTAAGATCGATTGGAAGCTGTACAGCTTAAAATGGGAGCAAGCCATTGCTCAGCGAAGCCAATTCAGTTTAAATCTGTTTGCTTTAGATGCTTCACGCAAGGCGGTGGGCTTTAGAGAGAATAGAGTCTCTCAAGTTGATGATCTTGATGCGCCACGGGAACTCATTATTGGGAATTTTAGAAACTGGGGTGCAGAAGCGCGATTTTTGAGTCGTTATGATGCCTTTGGACAAGAGCAGACCTTTTTAATAGGAGGGAAGTACTATCAGTCAAACAATGCAGAACGCCAAGGTCCAGGAACCAATGGCCTAGATGCAGACTTCAATTTTGCGGATGAGGAGTTTCCCAACTATGCCAGACAAAGCGATTTTGACTTGCCTAACCTGAATGTGGCAGTCTTTGCTGAGCATATTCTAAAGCTGAATGAGAAGCTCAGTATCACTCCAGGAGCACGCTTTGAATACATCAAAACCGAGATCGACGGTAGCTTTGAGCGCATCAACTTTGACTTGGCAGGGAATCCCATCCTACAAGAAACCGTGCCTGATATGCGCAGTGTAGATAGAAGTTTTGTACTGCTCGGTTTAGGAGCAAGCTACAAGGCCACCGACGCCTTGGAATTCTATGGGAACATTAGCCAAAATTACCGCTCGGTAACCTTTAGTGATATTCGTATTACGAATCCCTCGCTGACCATTGATCCCAACATAAGCGACGAATCTGGTTTTACGGCGGATATAGGCTTGCGAGGTCGTATAAAGAACAGCTTTAGTTTTGATGCCGGCCTTTTCTTGTTGAGCTACCAAGACCGTTTGGGATTGGTGCTAAGAGCTGTTAGCGATATCCAGCAAGCGCAATTCCGCGGGAATATCGGCGACGCTATTACCTATGGTTTTGAGGGCTTTGGTGAATACAATTTAGTGCCTGCCCTTGGTCTGGGCAAAGAATACCGACTCAGTGTATTTGCGAACTTAGCATTGACCCGCTCTGAATACACCCGAAGCGAACTCAATAATGTGGTGGGGAATCAGGTGGAATTTGTACCCGATGTAAACTTAAAGACAGGTTTGAGTATGGGTTATAAGAATTTCTTGGCCAGTTTGCAGTACACTTATTTGAGCGAGCAGTTTACCGATGCCACCAATTCTCGGGCCGATCTAGACAGCCAAAGCGGTATAGTAGGAGAGATCCCGGCTTATGACATACTTGACTTTTCTGCCCGTTACCGATTCAAATCATGGTTGCAAGTTGAAGGTGGAATAAACAATCTGCTAGACAACAATTATTTTGTCCGCAGAGCTACAGGCTACCCCGGGCCAGGGATAATTCCAAGTCAGCCGCGTACCTGGTATGCAGGTTTGGAATTTCGCTTTTAG
- a CDS encoding bifunctional UDP-sugar hydrolase/5'-nucleotidase: MRALSFLLLLILAYGCKSAATLTDTKKDDGQIAFVIIQLNDVYEIAPLGGGKHGGMARVAHLKDSLSAINPNTFMVMAGDFLNPSLIGTLKLDGQRIYGKQMVETMNTMGMDLATFGNHEFDIGREALQKRINESQFAWTSANVLEVNNDRKTYFNINRNIGNVAIKPYYIWSMTDADGTKLDVGFVSACIDSNPRDFVAYQPVIPSLKAALEAVIPKTDIQLGLTHLALEQDKEVANQFDALRLIMGGHEHNNMSVPTNNATVVKADANAKTVYVHRFSYNKKTKALIIDSELVPIDDKLAAQPATEAVVTKWEAILDAKLKEVVADPNEIIYTATTPLDGTDSASRGVQTNLGGIITEAMAKAFDQPAQAALVNGGSIRLDDMLAGAISSLDIFRVLPFGGHVVKVDMSGALLIKTLDYGLSKRGKGAYLQRFNIDRNAQGEWMIGPTEIDPEGVYSIALSDFLLKGFDIPFLTADHPEILGVYTPEPTEMAGDIRRAVIDFLKQ, encoded by the coding sequence ATGCGCGCACTTTCTTTTCTTTTACTGCTGATTTTAGCCTACGGATGTAAATCCGCAGCAACGCTAACCGATACTAAAAAAGACGACGGACAGATAGCATTCGTGATCATTCAGCTCAACGATGTATACGAGATCGCTCCTTTAGGAGGAGGTAAACACGGAGGTATGGCTCGCGTTGCCCACTTAAAGGATTCACTCAGCGCGATCAACCCGAATACTTTTATGGTCATGGCCGGTGATTTTCTGAATCCTTCGCTCATAGGAACGCTTAAACTAGATGGGCAGCGCATTTACGGCAAGCAAATGGTAGAGACCATGAACACTATGGGTATGGATCTGGCCACTTTTGGAAACCACGAGTTCGATATAGGACGTGAAGCTTTACAAAAACGCATAAATGAATCCCAGTTTGCCTGGACCTCTGCCAATGTTTTAGAGGTTAATAATGACCGTAAAACCTATTTCAACATCAACCGGAATATTGGAAACGTCGCTATAAAACCTTATTACATCTGGTCTATGACCGATGCAGACGGAACCAAACTCGATGTGGGTTTTGTAAGTGCCTGTATAGATTCCAATCCGAGAGATTTTGTAGCCTACCAGCCGGTAATTCCTTCTTTAAAAGCTGCGTTAGAGGCGGTGATCCCTAAGACAGATATTCAATTAGGGCTTACCCACTTGGCTTTAGAACAAGACAAAGAAGTTGCTAACCAGTTTGATGCACTTAGACTGATTATGGGTGGACATGAGCACAATAATATGTCGGTTCCGACCAATAATGCTACTGTGGTTAAGGCAGACGCCAATGCCAAAACGGTTTATGTGCATCGCTTTAGCTACAATAAAAAGACTAAGGCGCTCATCATAGATTCAGAATTAGTGCCAATAGATGATAAACTTGCTGCGCAGCCCGCAACCGAGGCCGTAGTAACGAAATGGGAGGCTATTTTAGATGCTAAGCTCAAAGAAGTAGTTGCAGACCCTAACGAGATCATTTATACAGCAACAACACCTTTAGACGGAACAGATAGTGCCAGTAGAGGTGTGCAAACTAATTTGGGAGGTATCATAACCGAAGCAATGGCCAAAGCTTTTGACCAACCTGCTCAGGCAGCCCTGGTTAATGGAGGCTCTATCCGTCTGGACGATATGTTAGCTGGAGCTATTAGTAGTCTAGATATATTCCGCGTGCTGCCATTCGGAGGACATGTGGTTAAGGTAGATATGAGCGGAGCACTGTTAATAAAGACGCTTGACTACGGATTGAGCAAGCGCGGTAAGGGAGCCTATCTGCAGCGCTTCAACATAGACCGAAATGCACAAGGGGAGTGGATGATAGGGCCTACAGAGATTGACCCAGAAGGCGTCTATAGCATTGCGCTGAGTGATTTCTTGCTCAAAGGATTCGATATCCCTTTTCTAACTGCAGACCACCCGGAGATCCTTGGAGTATACACTCCAGAACCTACAGAGATGGCAGGCGATATTCGCCGAGCGGTCATAGACTTTCTTAAGCAATAA